From a region of the Mycobacteroides saopaulense genome:
- a CDS encoding lipid-transfer protein: MEKVYVIGVGMTKFEKPGRREGWDYPAMAKESGTNALNDAGIDYDKVEAAYVGYCAGESTSGQRAVYELGMTGIPVTNVNNNCSTGSTALFNAAQAIRGGLADVTLALGFEKMQPGSLGATFTDREQPMQRHIEALAGLFDFAFPPAPWMFGAAGREHMQKYGTTAEHFAKIGHKNHKHSVNNPYAQFQEEYTLQDILDAKEIYAPLTKLQCSPTSDGSGAAILASERFVEENGLGDRAVEIVGQAMTTDIPGTLESKSAITLVGFDMAKLAAQKVYEQAQISADDVDVIELHDCFSANELITYEALGLCAEGEGGKLVDNGDTTYGGRWVVNPSGGLISKGHPLGATGLAQCAELTWQLRGDADKRQVVDAKVALQHNLGLGGACVVTAYKPANR; this comes from the coding sequence TTGGAAAAGGTCTACGTCATCGGCGTCGGGATGACGAAATTCGAAAAACCCGGACGACGTGAGGGCTGGGATTACCCGGCCATGGCCAAGGAGTCGGGCACCAACGCGCTGAACGACGCCGGCATCGACTACGACAAGGTGGAAGCCGCCTATGTCGGGTACTGCGCGGGAGAATCCACCTCCGGTCAGCGCGCCGTCTATGAGCTCGGTATGACCGGCATCCCGGTCACCAACGTCAACAACAACTGTTCGACGGGGTCGACCGCGCTGTTCAACGCGGCCCAGGCCATTCGCGGCGGACTTGCCGATGTCACGCTTGCCCTGGGGTTCGAGAAGATGCAGCCCGGCTCACTAGGTGCCACCTTCACCGACCGCGAGCAGCCGATGCAGCGGCATATCGAGGCGCTCGCCGGGTTGTTCGACTTCGCTTTCCCGCCCGCGCCCTGGATGTTCGGCGCGGCCGGGCGCGAGCACATGCAGAAGTACGGCACCACCGCCGAGCACTTCGCCAAGATCGGCCACAAGAACCACAAGCATTCGGTGAACAACCCCTACGCGCAGTTCCAGGAGGAGTACACCCTTCAGGACATCTTGGACGCCAAGGAGATCTACGCGCCGCTGACCAAGCTGCAGTGCTCGCCGACCTCGGACGGTTCGGGTGCGGCCATCCTGGCCTCGGAGCGGTTCGTCGAGGAGAACGGGCTCGGTGACCGTGCCGTGGAGATCGTGGGCCAGGCCATGACCACCGACATCCCGGGCACCCTGGAATCCAAGTCGGCGATCACGCTGGTCGGGTTCGACATGGCCAAGCTCGCGGCGCAGAAGGTCTATGAACAGGCGCAGATTTCAGCCGACGACGTCGATGTCATCGAGTTGCATGACTGCTTCTCCGCCAACGAACTGATCACCTATGAGGCGCTCGGGCTGTGTGCCGAGGGTGAGGGCGGCAAGCTGGTCGACAACGGCGACACCACCTACGGTGGTCGCTGGGTGGTCAACCCCTCGGGCGGACTGATCTCCAAGGGGCATCCTCTCGGTGCCACCGGCCTGGCGCAGTGTGCCGAGCTCACCTGGCAGTTGCGCGGCGACGCCGACAAGCGTCAGGTGGTCGACGCGAAGGTGGCGCTGCAGCACAACCTCGGCCTCGGTGGCGCCTGCGTGGTCACCGCCTACAAGCCGGCCAATCGCTGA
- a CDS encoding MaoC/PaaZ C-terminal domain-containing protein encodes MADTKYPFNNDGLDQWGAEETIEVDKDRLIAYAEATNDPIEEHRKGEVAAPVFAIVPIFQSLVGTTMSVVPYQLIPRVVHGEQFFKFHRPIKPGDALVAKSKMTGYEGMENGTRGTVYAETRDAAGDLVNEQYVTFFFRKYDVGETRGELGPNFVLDESVKANSPTASLTQHVDDDQTFRYGPAAGDPMPIHLDNDAAVAAGLPGIIAHGLCTMAFTSWAALTELADSRTERLKELAVRFAKPVLPGQDITTNFWTNGAAGTFSYETNVGEDLVIKNGHAVIA; translated from the coding sequence ATGGCTGATACCAAGTACCCCTTCAACAACGACGGCCTGGATCAGTGGGGCGCCGAGGAAACCATCGAGGTCGACAAGGACCGCCTGATCGCCTACGCCGAGGCCACCAACGACCCGATCGAAGAACACCGCAAGGGCGAGGTGGCGGCTCCGGTCTTCGCGATCGTGCCCATCTTCCAGTCCCTCGTCGGTACCACCATGAGTGTCGTTCCCTACCAGCTGATTCCGCGTGTGGTGCACGGTGAGCAGTTCTTCAAATTCCACCGGCCGATCAAGCCGGGTGACGCCTTGGTGGCCAAGTCGAAGATGACCGGCTACGAGGGTATGGAGAACGGCACTCGCGGCACCGTGTATGCCGAAACACGGGATGCTGCGGGTGATCTGGTGAACGAGCAGTACGTCACGTTCTTCTTCCGCAAGTACGACGTGGGTGAGACGCGCGGCGAACTGGGCCCGAATTTCGTGCTGGACGAGTCGGTCAAGGCCAACTCGCCCACCGCGTCGTTGACTCAGCACGTCGATGACGACCAGACCTTCCGGTACGGGCCGGCGGCCGGTGATCCCATGCCGATCCACCTCGACAACGACGCCGCGGTGGCGGCCGGATTGCCCGGCATCATCGCGCATGGCTTGTGCACCATGGCATTTACTTCATGGGCGGCGCTGACCGAGTTGGCGGACTCACGCACCGAACGTCTCAAGGAGCTTGCGGTGCGCTTCGCCAAGCCGGTGCTGCCCGGGCAGGACATCACCACCAACTTCTGGACCAACGGTGCCGCCGGCACCTTCTCGTACGAGACCAATGTCGGCGAGGACCTCGTCATCAAAAACGGCCACGCCGTAATCGCTTAG
- a CDS encoding SDR family oxidoreductase — MGQLDGRVAVITGAGRGIGREHALLFAKEGASVVVNDLGGANDGSGSDAGPAQEVVDEITAAGGKAVANTDNISTWAGASNLVNQAVETFGQLDAVVNNAGILRDGFVAGLEEDQWDAVIQVHLKGHFAVLRHAAEYWKAQSKAGADVKATVVNTASDSGVTLPNPGQGNYGAAKAGIAALSCVAAAELERYGVKVNAIAPVARTRLTLATPGMGAIFAAPVDEGQFDMFSPANISPLVAYLSTEKNPWTGQVFKVTGGSIQRLKGWSVTDTAETDGPWSIDLVRESVEPWK; from the coding sequence ATGGGACAACTTGACGGTCGGGTCGCGGTCATCACCGGTGCCGGACGTGGCATCGGCCGTGAGCACGCGCTGCTCTTCGCCAAGGAGGGCGCATCGGTGGTCGTCAACGACCTCGGTGGCGCCAACGACGGCTCGGGATCGGATGCCGGGCCCGCGCAGGAAGTGGTCGACGAGATCACTGCGGCGGGTGGCAAAGCCGTTGCCAATACCGACAACATCTCCACCTGGGCCGGTGCCTCGAACCTGGTGAACCAGGCCGTGGAGACCTTCGGTCAGCTGGATGCCGTCGTGAACAACGCGGGTATCCTGCGGGATGGATTTGTCGCCGGCCTCGAGGAAGACCAGTGGGACGCAGTTATCCAGGTGCACCTCAAGGGACACTTCGCGGTGCTGCGCCACGCGGCCGAGTACTGGAAGGCGCAGTCCAAGGCCGGTGCGGATGTCAAGGCAACCGTGGTCAACACGGCATCGGATTCCGGTGTGACGCTGCCGAACCCGGGACAGGGCAACTACGGCGCGGCCAAGGCCGGTATCGCGGCGCTGTCCTGTGTCGCGGCCGCCGAGCTGGAGCGGTACGGGGTCAAGGTGAATGCGATCGCCCCGGTCGCGCGTACCCGCCTCACGCTGGCCACCCCGGGCATGGGCGCGATCTTCGCGGCTCCGGTGGATGAAGGCCAGTTCGATATGTTCAGCCCTGCCAACATCTCTCCGCTGGTGGCGTACCTGAGCACCGAGAAGAACCCATGGACCGGCCAGGTGTTCAAGGTGACCGGTGGTTCCATCCAGCGGCTCAAGGGCTGGTCGGTGACCGATACCGCCGAGACCGACGGACCGTGGAGCATCGACCTGGTGCGCGAGAGCGTCGAACCCTGGAAGTAA
- a CDS encoding aldo/keto reductase yields the protein MSPCTVPHVRFHNGVDIPQLGLGVAAIPENDAEIVVRQAIDAGYRHIDTATRYGNERGVGLGISGSGVPREEVFITTKLWVEDFHDVARAFTRSLEALGTDYVDLFLIHWPAPDHGQYVTAWQKIVQLYLSGAIRAIGVSNFEPEHVHAIVDETGVLPVVNQVELHPYFQQRELRQFNAEREIVTEAWSPLAQGIGTEEGSPLTALAAKHNKTTAQLILRWHIELGHVVIPKTCSPHRLTENLQIFDFSLSPEDFDVFTQLDSPEGRLGTHPNEGFSAHHSARSRWHRDKPTRRAA from the coding sequence GTGTCACCATGCACCGTTCCGCACGTCCGCTTCCACAATGGCGTCGACATCCCCCAGTTAGGCCTGGGCGTTGCCGCCATACCCGAGAACGACGCGGAAATCGTTGTCCGACAAGCTATTGATGCCGGATACCGGCATATCGACACCGCCACCAGGTACGGCAATGAACGGGGCGTTGGTCTCGGGATCTCCGGTTCCGGCGTGCCCCGGGAAGAGGTTTTCATCACCACGAAGTTGTGGGTGGAGGATTTCCATGATGTCGCCCGGGCATTCACCCGAAGCCTGGAGGCCCTTGGCACCGACTACGTCGACCTGTTCCTCATCCATTGGCCCGCACCGGATCACGGGCAATACGTGACCGCCTGGCAGAAGATTGTGCAGCTGTATCTCTCCGGCGCGATCCGCGCCATCGGGGTATCCAACTTCGAGCCGGAGCATGTACACGCCATCGTGGACGAGACCGGCGTGCTGCCCGTCGTCAACCAGGTGGAGCTGCACCCGTACTTCCAGCAGCGAGAGTTACGGCAGTTCAACGCCGAACGCGAGATCGTGACCGAGGCGTGGAGTCCGCTGGCCCAGGGCATCGGCACGGAAGAAGGCTCCCCCCTGACCGCGCTGGCCGCCAAGCACAACAAGACAACAGCGCAGCTGATCTTGCGATGGCATATCGAGCTCGGTCACGTGGTAATCCCCAAAACCTGCTCACCTCATAGGCTGACCGAGAACCTCCAGATATTCGACTTCAGCTTGTCACCAGAGGATTTCGACGTCTTTACGCAGCTCGACAGTCCCGAAGGTCGGCTGGGAACCCACCCGAATGAGGGCTTCTCGGCGCATCATTCCGCGCGGAGCCGATGGCATCGGGACAAACCGACAAGGCGGGCCGCCTGA
- the glpK gene encoding glycerol kinase GlpK, with amino-acid sequence MTRYVAAIDQGTTSTRCILFDHDGQLVSVAQYEHRQHHPRPGWVEHDASEIWRTTKRVLEESISTADAESADIAALGITNQRESTVLWDRETGRPVARSIVWTDARTETLVRQLASEHGDRVRELSGLSFETYFSGPKIRWLLDSDPALKARAHAGELMFGTMDTWVAWNLTGGADGGAHVTDVTNASRTMLMDLRTLQWNDELLSIMDIPRSLLPEIRPCVSDFGQTRTVAPGIPIGAMIGDQQAALFGHTCFLPGEGKCTLGTGGFVLLNTGDAPVCSGNGMVTTVGYQIRDEPPVYALEGSIATTGSLVQWLRDGLGLINVPSEVETLALSVPDNGGCYIVPAFYGMFAPYWEPAARGVIAGLTAYVTKGHLARAVLEATAWQVHDVIDVMQVDAGVSLSSLQVDGGMTANNLLMQTLADVVDVPILRTTVAETVSLGAAYAAGLSVGFWKDKEELRRHGHRAGQWTPRLAADTRATELANWRLAVNNTLNWNTASPRVT; translated from the coding sequence ATGACGCGTTATGTCGCGGCAATCGACCAGGGCACCACCTCGACACGCTGCATCCTGTTCGACCACGACGGACAGCTGGTTTCGGTAGCGCAGTACGAGCATCGCCAACATCACCCGCGCCCCGGCTGGGTTGAGCACGACGCGTCGGAGATCTGGCGCACCACCAAACGTGTTCTGGAAGAATCGATCTCTACCGCCGACGCCGAGTCGGCCGATATCGCCGCCCTCGGCATCACCAATCAGCGGGAATCCACGGTGCTGTGGGACCGTGAAACCGGGCGGCCCGTGGCACGGTCCATCGTCTGGACCGATGCGCGCACCGAGACCCTGGTACGGCAGCTCGCCTCCGAGCACGGCGACCGGGTGCGCGAGCTATCGGGACTTTCCTTCGAGACGTACTTCTCCGGCCCGAAAATCCGGTGGCTGCTGGATTCCGATCCGGCGCTCAAGGCCAGAGCTCATGCCGGCGAGCTGATGTTCGGGACGATGGACACCTGGGTGGCATGGAACCTGACCGGCGGAGCTGACGGCGGCGCACACGTCACCGACGTCACCAACGCCAGCCGCACCATGCTGATGGACCTGCGAACCTTGCAGTGGAACGATGAGTTGCTGTCCATCATGGACATTCCCCGCTCACTGCTCCCCGAAATACGGCCCTGCGTTAGCGATTTCGGGCAAACGCGCACGGTCGCGCCGGGAATCCCGATCGGCGCCATGATCGGCGATCAGCAGGCCGCCCTGTTCGGGCATACATGTTTCCTACCCGGGGAAGGCAAGTGCACCTTGGGAACCGGCGGCTTCGTGCTGCTCAACACCGGTGATGCACCGGTGTGTTCGGGCAACGGCATGGTCACCACGGTGGGCTATCAGATCCGCGACGAGCCGCCGGTCTACGCGCTGGAGGGATCCATCGCCACCACCGGGTCGCTGGTGCAGTGGCTACGCGACGGCCTCGGACTGATCAACGTCCCCTCGGAGGTGGAGACGCTTGCCCTCAGTGTTCCCGACAACGGGGGCTGTTACATCGTGCCGGCCTTCTACGGAATGTTCGCGCCGTACTGGGAGCCCGCGGCACGCGGCGTGATCGCCGGGCTGACGGCCTATGTCACCAAGGGGCATCTCGCACGTGCCGTGCTGGAAGCGACCGCGTGGCAAGTGCACGATGTCATCGACGTGATGCAGGTCGATGCCGGAGTCTCGCTATCCAGCCTGCAGGTCGACGGGGGGATGACCGCCAACAACCTGCTGATGCAGACCTTGGCTGACGTGGTCGACGTCCCTATTCTGCGCACCACCGTCGCCGAGACCGTATCGCTGGGCGCCGCCTACGCCGCCGGGCTGTCGGTCGGATTCTGGAAGGACAAGGAAGAGCTGCGCCGCCACGGCCACCGCGCGGGCCAATGGACACCTCGTCTGGCCGCCGATACCCGCGCCACCGAGCTCGCGAATTGGCGCCTGGCAGTTAATAACACGTTGAATTGGAATACCGCATCACCACGAGTCACGTAA
- a CDS encoding IclR family transcriptional regulator encodes MPGSVQAVERAAAILRVLADSPEPLGVGQVARALGLPKPTAHGLIRTLYEVGFVGQDPGTSRYFQSGVIAGLPVEHSASAIRAQSLNYADSLAARSSETVHVAVLDGTDAVIAHHVFGPNASRDTVEVGTRWPAYSCALGKVLLAFRPAAADAALAASLEPMTYRTVSTPTQLSRQLTATRTSGWACDVGELWVDDAGIAAPIRARGGLVVAAIGISGPIERVCDHRLAPRSRLVQEVTRVARVISANFGYRVPR; translated from the coding sequence ATGCCCGGTTCTGTGCAGGCAGTCGAGCGAGCGGCGGCGATCCTGCGAGTGCTGGCCGATAGCCCCGAACCACTGGGTGTCGGCCAGGTGGCGCGTGCGCTGGGGCTGCCCAAGCCCACCGCCCACGGACTGATTCGCACGCTCTACGAGGTCGGATTCGTCGGTCAGGATCCGGGCACCAGCCGGTACTTCCAGTCCGGGGTCATCGCCGGACTGCCCGTCGAGCACAGCGCCAGCGCGATTCGGGCCCAGTCACTGAACTACGCCGACTCCCTGGCGGCCCGATCGTCGGAAACCGTGCATGTCGCCGTGCTGGACGGCACCGACGCGGTGATCGCTCATCACGTGTTCGGCCCCAACGCATCCCGTGACACCGTGGAAGTCGGCACCCGCTGGCCCGCCTATTCCTGTGCGCTCGGCAAGGTGCTACTGGCATTTCGGCCCGCGGCGGCCGATGCAGCCCTGGCTGCATCTCTTGAGCCCATGACGTATCGAACCGTCAGTACACCAACACAATTGAGCCGTCAACTGACCGCGACACGGACATCGGGATGGGCCTGCGATGTCGGCGAGCTGTGGGTCGACGACGCCGGTATCGCCGCACCGATCCGGGCGCGCGGCGGTTTGGTCGTCGCGGCGATCGGGATCAGCGGGCCGATCGAGCGGGTCTGTGATCATCGGCTCGCACCCAGATCCCGACTGGTGCAGGAGGTGACGCGCGTGGCGCGGGTGATCTCGGCCAACTTCGGATACCGGGTGCCTCGATGA
- a CDS encoding MIP/aquaporin family protein: MGQLAAEFVGTLILILFGVGVVAQVVTAGDQDYGNHNSIAWAWGIGVTLGIFVAARVSGAHLNPAVTVALAAFRDFPGKQVLPFIAAQTAGAFVAALLVRWNYGSVLTAVDPEHTMATQGVFSTLPGNGALDVSLWGGLRDQIIGTAILLFLIFAITDRRNIRMPESLAPFAIGGVVVGLGMAWGSIAGYAINPARDFGPRLASYLTGFDTAFVDQHGAQYWWVPIVGPLIGGLLGAALYRYLVQPFLPADDDFLAQSPSHTEEFANG, translated from the coding sequence ATGGGCCAGCTGGCCGCGGAGTTCGTCGGCACGCTGATTCTGATCTTGTTCGGGGTCGGTGTGGTGGCCCAGGTGGTCACGGCGGGTGACCAGGACTACGGCAATCACAACTCCATCGCCTGGGCCTGGGGCATCGGCGTCACCCTGGGCATTTTCGTGGCCGCCCGGGTATCCGGTGCCCACCTGAACCCGGCCGTCACCGTGGCATTGGCGGCCTTTCGTGATTTCCCGGGGAAGCAGGTGTTGCCCTTCATCGCCGCCCAGACCGCCGGAGCATTTGTGGCGGCGCTACTGGTGCGGTGGAACTACGGCAGCGTGCTGACCGCCGTCGATCCGGAGCACACCATGGCCACACAAGGTGTGTTCTCCACGCTGCCGGGTAACGGCGCGCTCGATGTCAGTCTGTGGGGTGGCCTGCGCGACCAGATCATCGGCACGGCCATCTTGTTGTTTCTGATCTTCGCGATCACCGACAGGCGCAACATCCGGATGCCGGAGAGCCTGGCACCGTTCGCGATCGGCGGTGTGGTCGTGGGGCTCGGCATGGCGTGGGGGTCGATCGCCGGGTATGCGATCAACCCGGCCCGCGATTTCGGACCGCGACTGGCGTCCTATCTCACCGGATTCGATACTGCGTTTGTGGACCAGCACGGCGCGCAGTACTGGTGGGTGCCCATTGTCGGACCGCTCATCGGCGGTCTGCTGGGGGCCGCGCTGTACCGATACCTGGTGCAACCGTTCCTGCCCGCAGACGACGATTTTCTCGCTCAATCCCCATCGCACACAGAGGAGTTTGCCAATGGCTGA
- the glpK gene encoding glycerol kinase GlpK, whose protein sequence is MADFVASIDQGTTSTRAMIFNHAGEVMGRHQLEHQQILPQAGWVEHNPVEIWERTASVLTTALNSTGLGSIDLAALGITNQRETTLVWNKHTGRPYYNAIVWQDTRTDRIASALDRDGRGDVIRRKAGLPPATYFSGGKIQWILENIDGVRRDAENGEAIFGTTDSWLLWNLTGGVDGGVHVTDVTNASRTMLMNLETLDWDDELLGFFGVPRQMLPQIRPSSSPEPYGVTQLSGPMRGEVPLTGDLGDQQAAMVGQVCLEAGEAKNTYGTGNFLLLNTGEDLVRSKNGLLTTVCYQFADNKPVYALEGSIAVTGSAVQWLRDQLGIISGAAESEDLARQVPDSGGMYFVPAFSGLFAPYWRSDARGAIVGMSRFNTNAHLARATLEAICYQSREVVEAMEADSGVHLEVLKVDGGITANKLCMQIQADTLGVDVVKPVVAETTALGAAYAAGLAVGFWKDADDLRQNWLEDERWSSSITEQQRAEGFSGWKKAVQRTLDWVDVS, encoded by the coding sequence ATGGCTGATTTCGTGGCATCGATCGATCAGGGCACCACCAGCACGCGTGCCATGATCTTCAACCACGCCGGCGAGGTGATGGGGCGCCACCAGCTGGAGCATCAGCAGATCTTGCCGCAGGCAGGTTGGGTGGAGCACAACCCCGTGGAAATCTGGGAGCGCACCGCTTCGGTGCTGACCACCGCGTTGAACTCGACCGGCCTCGGCTCCATCGACCTTGCCGCGCTGGGCATTACCAATCAGCGTGAGACAACGCTGGTGTGGAACAAGCACACCGGTCGGCCGTACTACAACGCCATCGTGTGGCAGGACACCCGTACCGACCGCATTGCCTCGGCGCTGGATCGCGACGGCCGCGGCGACGTGATCCGGCGCAAGGCGGGGTTGCCACCCGCGACATACTTCTCTGGCGGCAAGATCCAGTGGATTCTGGAGAACATCGACGGGGTGCGCCGCGACGCGGAGAACGGGGAAGCCATCTTCGGTACCACCGATAGCTGGCTGCTGTGGAACCTGACCGGGGGAGTCGACGGCGGGGTGCATGTCACCGACGTCACCAACGCCAGTCGCACCATGTTGATGAACCTGGAGACGTTGGACTGGGACGACGAGCTACTAGGCTTCTTCGGGGTGCCCCGGCAGATGCTGCCGCAGATCCGACCTTCGTCCTCGCCTGAGCCGTATGGCGTTACCCAACTTTCGGGCCCAATGCGGGGCGAGGTGCCTCTCACCGGCGATCTGGGCGACCAGCAGGCGGCCATGGTCGGTCAGGTCTGTCTGGAGGCCGGGGAGGCGAAGAACACCTACGGCACCGGCAACTTCCTGCTGCTCAACACCGGCGAGGATCTGGTGCGCTCCAAGAACGGGCTGTTGACCACGGTGTGCTACCAGTTTGCCGACAACAAACCCGTATACGCCCTGGAAGGCTCGATCGCGGTGACCGGATCTGCCGTGCAATGGTTGCGCGATCAGCTGGGGATCATCAGCGGCGCCGCCGAGAGCGAGGATTTGGCGCGGCAGGTGCCGGACAGCGGAGGCATGTACTTTGTCCCCGCATTCTCGGGATTGTTTGCACCGTACTGGCGTTCGGACGCACGCGGGGCCATCGTGGGCATGTCGCGGTTCAACACCAATGCGCATCTGGCGCGTGCCACCTTGGAAGCGATCTGCTACCAGAGCCGCGAAGTGGTCGAGGCCATGGAGGCCGATTCGGGTGTCCACCTCGAGGTGCTCAAGGTCGACGGCGGTATCACCGCCAACAAGCTCTGCATGCAGATCCAGGCCGATACTCTCGGTGTGGATGTCGTCAAACCCGTTGTCGCCGAGACCACTGCGCTCGGTGCGGCCTATGCGGCGGGTCTGGCGGTCGGCTTCTGGAAGGACGCCGACGACCTGCGACAGAACTGGCTGGAAGACGAGCGGTGGAGCTCGTCGATCACCGAACAGCAGCGTGCCGAAGGGTTCTCGGGTTGGAAGAAGGCCGTCCAGCGCACCCTGGATTGGGTTGATGTCTCATGA
- a CDS encoding glycerol-3-phosphate dehydrogenase/oxidase yields MSDKIEPLSPAGRAQALARLEAEELDILVIGGGVTGSGIALDAITRGLTTGLVEARDYAAGTSSRSSKLFHGGLRYLEQFNFSLVFEALRERQLVLKTLAPHLAHPVPFLYPLSATVIDRAYAGLGIGVYDIMGAGRGVPSHMRHLGRHKTIEAFPSVNRANVRGAIKFYEGQVDDARHTMTLARTAARYGAVCATSTRVIGFLRERDEVVGVRVRDLESGREFEVRARQTINAAGVWTDEIQQMVGGRGQFNVRASKGVHILVPRARINSSAGIITRTEKSLLFVIPWGSHWIIGTTDTDWDLDLAHPAASQSDIDYLLEHANTLLADPLDRDDVVGVYAGLRPLLSGESDSTSKLSREHAVASPVKGLTMIAGGKYTTYRVMAKDAVDHAVHGLERMVPPSITERVPLLGAEGYGALWNARERVAARNGLRVNTVEHLLGRYGSMIDEVLGLIDSDPKLGMPMDSAPSYMKAEIVYAASHEGALHLDDVLARRTRISIETWDRGDAAAREAAELVAPVLGWDATDIDREIEHYQKRVAAERESQRAPDDRTADAARLGAPDVRGAVTGHVG; encoded by the coding sequence ATGAGCGACAAAATCGAACCGTTGAGTCCGGCAGGCCGCGCGCAAGCGCTGGCTCGGCTGGAGGCCGAGGAGCTGGACATTCTCGTCATCGGAGGCGGAGTCACCGGATCGGGTATTGCGCTCGATGCGATAACCCGGGGTTTGACAACAGGTTTGGTCGAGGCGCGGGACTACGCGGCGGGTACCTCCAGCCGTTCGTCGAAGCTGTTCCACGGCGGTCTGCGGTATCTCGAACAGTTCAACTTCTCGCTGGTGTTCGAGGCTTTGCGCGAGCGTCAGTTGGTGCTCAAGACCCTGGCGCCGCACCTGGCGCACCCGGTACCGTTCCTGTACCCGCTGTCGGCGACGGTGATCGACAGAGCGTATGCGGGGCTGGGTATCGGGGTGTACGACATCATGGGTGCAGGCCGCGGGGTGCCCTCGCACATGCGGCATCTGGGTCGGCACAAGACCATCGAGGCGTTCCCGTCGGTCAACCGGGCGAACGTGCGCGGTGCGATCAAGTTCTACGAGGGCCAGGTGGACGATGCCCGGCACACCATGACTCTGGCGCGAACCGCCGCCCGATACGGTGCGGTCTGCGCGACGAGCACCCGCGTGATCGGCTTTCTGCGCGAGCGGGACGAGGTTGTCGGTGTTCGGGTACGTGACCTGGAAAGCGGTCGTGAGTTCGAGGTCCGCGCCCGGCAGACCATCAACGCCGCCGGTGTGTGGACCGACGAGATTCAGCAGATGGTCGGTGGCCGAGGGCAGTTCAATGTGCGGGCCTCCAAGGGTGTGCACATCCTGGTGCCCAGGGCCCGCATCAACTCGTCGGCGGGCATCATCACCCGCACCGAGAAGAGCCTGCTTTTCGTCATCCCGTGGGGCAGTCATTGGATCATCGGAACCACCGATACCGACTGGGATCTGGACCTGGCGCACCCCGCGGCCAGCCAATCCGACATCGACTACCTCCTGGAACATGCGAACACGCTGTTGGCCGACCCACTGGATCGCGATGACGTGGTCGGTGTGTATGCCGGTCTGCGCCCGCTACTTTCGGGTGAATCCGATTCGACGAGCAAGCTGTCACGTGAGCACGCGGTGGCGAGCCCGGTCAAGGGTCTGACCATGATCGCGGGCGGCAAGTACACCACATACCGCGTGATGGCCAAGGATGCCGTCGACCATGCCGTGCACGGTCTGGAGCGGATGGTGCCACCATCGATCACCGAGCGGGTGCCGCTGTTGGGAGCCGAAGGCTATGGCGCGCTGTGGAACGCGCGCGAGCGGGTGGCGGCACGCAACGGCCTGCGGGTGAACACCGTCGAGCATCTACTCGGCCGATATGGATCGATGATCGACGAGGTGCTCGGACTCATCGACAGTGATCCAAAGCTGGGCATGCCGATGGACAGCGCCCCGTCGTATATGAAGGCTGAAATCGTCTATGCCGCGAGCCATGAGGGCGCCCTGCATCTGGACGATGTGCTTGCCCGCAGGACACGGATATCCATCGAGACGTGGGATCGTGGCGATGCCGCGGCCCGGGAGGCCGCCGAGTTGGTGGCTCCGGTCCTTGGCTGGGATGCGACCGACATCGACCGCGAGATTGAGCATTATCAGAAACGCGTTGCCGCCGAACGTGAATCGCAACGTGCACCGGATGACAGAACCGCCGACGCGGCCCGCCTCGGCGCCCCCGATGTACGGGGGGCCGTGACGGGCCACGTGGGTTGA